TGGAGCTGAGTTTGTAGATGCTGAGCTTGCAAAAAAGGTTATAAAAACATGGATAGAAACACGATTTGAGGGTGAGCGCCATAATCGGAGGCTTGATAAAATAAAAGCGTTTGAGTCAAAATTTGTAGATAAGGAGCTGTGGGAACGGGAACTCAAACACTGGCAACAGGAGGCAAGAAAATGGCAATCAAGGGCATGGAGGAGGTAAATTAAAATATCAAAAATCAAATATTAAAATGCAAAATTAATTGGGAGGCCTTATGGGGCTTAAAGAAAGTGACCCATCTGTTTACAATGCAATAAATGGTGAATTGAACAGGGAGAGGAACAATTTAGAACTTATAGCATCAGAGAATTTTCCATCTAAGGCTGTACTTGAGGCTCAAGGTTCTGTACTCCAAAATAAGTATGCCGAAGGCTACCCTCATAAGCGATACTATGGGGGATGTGAGTTTATGGATGTAGTTGAAGAGCTTGCAATTGAGAGGGCAAAGAAGATTTTTGGTGCCGAGCATGTGAATGTACAGCCACTCTCAGGTGTACCTGCAAATATGGCAGCATACTTTACACTTGCAAACTTTGGTGATACAATAGCCGGACTTGCACTCGCACACGGTGGCCACTTATCACATGGACATGAGATAAGTTTCTCTGGTAGGTGGTTTAGAGTTATACATTACCAGGTTGACCCAAAAACCGAGCTGATAGATTACGCAGCTTTAATGAAGCTTGCTAAAGAAGAGCAGCCAAAGATTATTGTCTCAGGTGCATCAGCATACCCAAGAACTATTCACTTTGATAAATTTAAAGAAATTTGTGATGAAGTAGGTGCATACCATATGGCAGATATAGCTCACATTGCAGGTCTTGTAGCTGCTGGGTTGCATCCATCACCTATTCCATATGCAGATATAGTGACTACTACAACTCATAAAACACTGAGGGGACCGAGGTCGGCTATAATTATGTGTAAAGAGAGATGGGCAAAGGATGTAGACAGATGGGTATTCCCAGGAATCCATGGTGGTCCCCATATGCATACAGTTGCAGCTAAGGCAGTGTGCTTTGGAGAAGCCTTAAGACCTGAATTTAAGGAGTACCAGCGCCAAATCTTACTTAATGCAAAAGCAATTGAAAATGAGTTAAAACGCTACGGCTATAGACTTGTGGCTGATGGAACAGATACTCACCTTTTACTTGTTGACCTCAGAAATAAAGGGATAACTGGTAAAGATGCTGAAGAGGTTCTTGGTCGTGCAAGTATAACTGTAAATCGTAACACAATTCCATACGATACACAAAAGCCATTTATTGCTTCAGGTATAAGGATAGGGACACCAGCAGTTACAACAAGAGGGATGAAGGAGCCTGAAATGAAGCGTATATGTGAGCTAATCAATACTGTATTAAGCCACCCTGGAGATGATAAGATACTTAAGAAAGTTAGAGGTGAGGTAGATGAACTTTGTAAGTTTTTTCCGCTTTACTAAAAATGGTTAAACATCGGCCTCCTTGGGATGATTATTTTATGCAGATAGCAAGACTTGTAGCTTCAAGGTCTACCTGTTTAAGAAGGAAAGTAGGTGCAGTTATTGTCAAAGACAAAAGGATTCTATCCACCGGCTATAACGGTGCACCATCAGGTATACCTCATTGTGCTGAAATTGGCTGCCTACGCAAAAAACTAAATATCCCAAGTGGTGAGCGCCACGAACTTTGTAGGGGACTACATGCGGAGCAAAATGCAATAATACAGGCAGCTAAACTTGGTGTAAACATTGATGGTGCCACTATTTATCTTACAAACCATCCTTGCTTTATATGCAGTAAACAAATCATAAATGCAGGAATCAAAAAGATTGTTTATAAGGAGGGATACGAAGACTCGTGGGCAAGAGATATTTTAAAAGAAGCAAGTGTGAAAGTAACAAAATTTAGTCCCCATAAAACATTGTAGTATATTCTATGAATAAAATAATTAGTGAAAAATACAAGCTCTATAATTAAAATGTTTTAAGAATAAGGAATTAAGGCTATTTAGAAATGGGTAGTTTTTTGGGAAAGATAATTTGAAGAGTAGTTA
The genomic region above belongs to bacterium and contains:
- the glyA gene encoding serine hydroxymethyltransferase, producing MGLKESDPSVYNAINGELNRERNNLELIASENFPSKAVLEAQGSVLQNKYAEGYPHKRYYGGCEFMDVVEELAIERAKKIFGAEHVNVQPLSGVPANMAAYFTLANFGDTIAGLALAHGGHLSHGHEISFSGRWFRVIHYQVDPKTELIDYAALMKLAKEEQPKIIVSGASAYPRTIHFDKFKEICDEVGAYHMADIAHIAGLVAAGLHPSPIPYADIVTTTTHKTLRGPRSAIIMCKERWAKDVDRWVFPGIHGGPHMHTVAAKAVCFGEALRPEFKEYQRQILLNAKAIENELKRYGYRLVADGTDTHLLLVDLRNKGITGKDAEEVLGRASITVNRNTIPYDTQKPFIASGIRIGTPAVTTRGMKEPEMKRICELINTVLSHPGDDKILKKVRGEVDELCKFFPLY
- a CDS encoding cytidine/deoxycytidylate deaminase family protein, giving the protein MVKHRPPWDDYFMQIARLVASRSTCLRRKVGAVIVKDKRILSTGYNGAPSGIPHCAEIGCLRKKLNIPSGERHELCRGLHAEQNAIIQAAKLGVNIDGATIYLTNHPCFICSKQIINAGIKKIVYKEGYEDSWARDILKEASVKVTKFSPHKTL